One region of Microbacterium sp. Root553 genomic DNA includes:
- a CDS encoding FAD-dependent oxidoreductase, whose product MITSITSARQRILALLGGISMYRMVLFSLVALTAIAVVLSALGVIVSPTPLEILVSLVVLAVVISLVDAAAQRILRRPWRIESSLVTALILLFVLRPGIEPSALLGLAIAGIVASLSKYLIVWRGRHILNPAAFGAAVVSILGSFGAFEWLGTSSSWWVGTPSLLIPVVILGLAVLWRTEKVRIVVVFLVIAVAVSVLRQAVQAQEASFAFDVGTALSFAVLQSPFLFLGAFMLSEPLTLPPRRWQQFSVAALVGVLAGWPIAVGTLFTLGQERALLIGNLLAFAFALRGSVKLVLEKRRSVTPTAQELTFRVEGPVKFLPGQYLELDVPHRRPDVRGTRREFSIVSAPADLPTLRIAYKHGDQAHPSSYKRALADATPGAGLAVTGTWGDFLLPREETPVLMVAAGIGVTPFVSQLRQLQLTGQRRDVVLVYVASSSAELAFRDELVETGARVIVFTRDEPSDLPAHWSWAQGARLDAAGLERHVHDLDERHSYISGPPRLIADLAPALRKARSLTTDAFAGY is encoded by the coding sequence GTGATCACCTCCATCACCTCCGCCCGGCAGCGCATCCTCGCGCTGCTCGGCGGCATCTCGATGTACCGAATGGTGCTGTTCTCCCTCGTCGCGCTCACGGCGATCGCCGTGGTGCTGTCGGCCCTGGGGGTGATCGTGTCGCCCACTCCGCTCGAGATCCTCGTCTCCCTCGTCGTGCTCGCTGTGGTGATCTCCCTGGTCGACGCGGCCGCGCAGCGCATCCTCCGCCGACCGTGGCGCATCGAGTCGTCTCTCGTGACCGCACTGATCCTGCTGTTCGTGCTCCGCCCCGGCATCGAGCCGAGCGCGCTCCTCGGCCTCGCGATCGCCGGAATCGTCGCGAGCCTGTCGAAGTACCTGATCGTGTGGCGGGGCAGGCACATCCTCAATCCCGCCGCGTTCGGCGCAGCGGTCGTCTCGATCCTCGGATCCTTCGGCGCCTTCGAGTGGCTGGGAACGTCGTCGTCGTGGTGGGTGGGAACGCCCTCGCTTCTCATCCCGGTCGTCATCCTCGGCCTCGCCGTCCTGTGGCGCACCGAGAAGGTGCGCATCGTCGTGGTCTTCCTGGTGATCGCCGTCGCGGTCTCGGTCCTCCGCCAGGCCGTCCAGGCGCAGGAGGCCTCCTTCGCGTTCGACGTGGGCACGGCCCTCTCGTTCGCCGTGCTGCAGTCGCCCTTCCTGTTCCTAGGGGCGTTCATGCTGTCCGAGCCGCTGACCCTGCCGCCGCGTCGCTGGCAGCAGTTCTCGGTGGCGGCGCTGGTGGGTGTTCTCGCCGGCTGGCCGATCGCCGTCGGCACCCTCTTCACTCTCGGACAGGAGCGCGCGCTGCTCATCGGGAACCTGCTCGCGTTCGCCTTCGCCCTGCGCGGATCCGTGAAGCTGGTGCTCGAGAAGAGGCGCTCGGTCACCCCGACCGCGCAGGAGCTCACCTTCCGCGTCGAGGGGCCCGTGAAGTTCCTGCCGGGTCAGTACCTCGAACTCGACGTCCCGCATCGCCGCCCCGATGTGCGCGGCACCCGACGCGAGTTCAGCATCGTCTCGGCGCCCGCCGACCTTCCCACGCTGCGCATCGCCTACAAGCACGGCGATCAGGCGCATCCGTCGAGCTACAAGCGCGCACTGGCCGACGCCACGCCCGGAGCCGGCCTCGCGGTCACGGGCACCTGGGGCGACTTCCTGCTGCCGCGCGAGGAGACGCCCGTCCTGATGGTCGCCGCGGGGATCGGCGTCACCCCGTTCGTGTCGCAGCTGCGCCAGCTGCAGCTGACCGGGCAGCGACGCGACGTGGTGCTCGTTTACGTGGCGTCGAGCAGCGCGGAGCTCGCGTTCCGCGATGAGCTCGTGGAGACCGGGGCGCGGGTGATCGTGTTCACGCGCGATGAGCCGAGCGATCTGCCCGCGCACTGGAGCTGGGCGCAGGGCGCCCGACTCGACGCCGCGGGACTCGAGCGTCACGTGCACGATCTCGACGAGCGGCACTCGTACATCTCGGGTCCGCCACGGCTGATCGCCGACCTCGCCCCGGCTCTCCGCAAGGCGCGGTCTCTGACGACCGACGCGTTCGCCGGGTACTGA
- a CDS encoding FMN-binding protein, whose product MIRTTVPTSVRKGAAIAGVAGLLVLAGCSGTADAEDSSTGTGTGNAESSAPSNAASAGDYTDGTYTADGSYKTPESVESVSVTLTIADGVVKDVEVTGDPKARETEQYQGQFIKGISDEVVGKSLDDLKVDRVAGSSLTSGGFNEAVASIKEQAAA is encoded by the coding sequence ATGATCCGCACGACTGTACCGACTTCTGTTCGTAAGGGCGCTGCCATCGCCGGCGTCGCGGGGCTCCTCGTCCTTGCAGGGTGCTCCGGCACCGCCGACGCCGAGGACTCTTCCACCGGGACGGGAACGGGTAACGCCGAATCCAGTGCCCCCTCGAACGCCGCGTCTGCCGGCGACTACACCGACGGCACGTACACGGCCGACGGCTCGTACAAGACTCCCGAGAGCGTGGAATCGGTCAGCGTCACCCTCACGATCGCCGACGGCGTCGTGAAGGACGTCGAGGTGACGGGCGACCCGAAGGCCCGCGAGACCGAGCAGTACCAGGGACAGTTCATCAAGGGGATCTCGGATGAGGTCGTGGGCAAGTCGCTCGACGACCTGAAGGTCGATCGCGTCGCCGGCTCCTCGCTCACCAGCGGCGGATTCAACGAGGCCGTCGCGTCGATCAAGGAGCAGGCCGCCGCCTAG
- a CDS encoding ribose-phosphate diphosphokinase — translation MARKKKTVDLDRDNGIAPGLVAKTKKRLVVAGGRSHPQLVADVAASLGTEVVPTEHRTFASGEIYARFDVSIRGCDLFLIQTFGEPVNEWLMEALIMIDAAKRASAKRITVVAPYYPYSRQDKKGRGREPISARLVADLLKTAGADRVMSVDLHAAQIQGFFDGPVDHLFAKPVLLDYFQRTLTAADREILTVVSPDMGRVRVADTWSDSLGAPLAIIHKRRDPKVANQVSVHEIVGTVEGRTCLLVDDMIDTGGTIVKAAQALKAAGAHRVIVAATHAIFSDPASERLQDASIDEVVITDTIPLTESRRWDKLTVLPIAPLLARAIHEVFEDGSVTSMFGGDA, via the coding sequence ATGGCGCGCAAGAAGAAGACGGTCGATCTGGACCGTGACAACGGCATCGCTCCCGGCCTTGTCGCCAAGACCAAGAAGCGTCTCGTCGTCGCGGGCGGGCGCTCGCACCCGCAGCTGGTCGCCGACGTCGCGGCCTCGCTCGGCACCGAGGTCGTGCCGACCGAGCACCGCACCTTCGCGTCCGGCGAGATCTACGCCCGATTCGACGTCTCGATCCGCGGCTGTGATCTCTTCCTCATCCAGACCTTCGGCGAGCCGGTCAACGAGTGGCTCATGGAAGCGCTCATCATGATCGACGCGGCCAAGCGGGCATCCGCCAAGCGCATCACCGTCGTCGCCCCGTACTATCCGTACTCCCGCCAGGACAAGAAGGGACGCGGCCGCGAGCCGATCAGCGCCCGCCTCGTCGCTGACCTGCTGAAGACCGCCGGCGCCGACCGCGTGATGAGCGTCGATCTGCACGCCGCCCAGATCCAGGGCTTCTTCGACGGACCCGTCGACCACCTGTTCGCCAAGCCCGTGCTGCTGGACTATTTCCAGCGCACACTGACCGCGGCGGATCGCGAGATCCTCACGGTCGTCTCGCCCGATATGGGCCGCGTGCGCGTCGCCGACACCTGGTCGGACAGCCTCGGCGCACCGCTCGCCATCATCCACAAGCGTCGCGACCCCAAGGTCGCCAACCAGGTCTCCGTGCACGAGATCGTCGGAACCGTCGAGGGACGCACCTGCCTCCTCGTCGACGACATGATCGACACCGGTGGCACGATCGTGAAGGCGGCGCAGGCGCTCAAAGCCGCGGGCGCGCACCGGGTGATCGTCGCGGCGACGCACGCGATCTTCAGCGATCCCGCCTCCGAGCGACTTCAGGATGCGTCGATCGATGAGGTCGTCATCACCGACACCATCCCGCTCACCGAGTCGCGGCGCTGGGACAAGCTCACCGTCCTGCCGATCGCCCCGCTCCTGGCCCGTGCGATCCACGAGGTCTTCGAAGACGGTTCCGTGACGAGCATGTTCGGCGGCGACGCTTAG
- a CDS encoding FAD:protein FMN transferase encodes MAIWRFDAIGTRWEIETTDDLESDAKGRVAAEIERFDAEWSRFRTDSAVTRVGREGGEIASADAGAMLDAYRELAHATAGAVNPLVADSLAALGYDASYSLVAGDPIVAPREWSQRLRWTPQTVTADEPTLLDVGALGKGRLVDLVSGVLADLPGDLVIDAGGDMRARGNAVRVGLEHPYDATRAIGVLELQDAALCASAVNRRAWGDGLHHVLDARTGMPVRTWAATWAIAPDAMRADAVATALFFDGGPELAASWGVEWVRMSTDGRAESSPDCPAQLFTARS; translated from the coding sequence ATGGCGATCTGGCGTTTCGACGCGATCGGCACCCGCTGGGAGATCGAGACGACCGATGATCTCGAGAGCGACGCGAAGGGCCGGGTCGCCGCCGAGATCGAGCGTTTCGACGCGGAGTGGTCGCGGTTCCGCACGGATTCCGCGGTCACCAGGGTCGGACGCGAGGGCGGTGAGATCGCCTCTGCGGATGCGGGGGCGATGCTCGACGCGTATCGAGAGCTCGCGCATGCCACAGCGGGAGCGGTGAATCCTCTCGTCGCCGACAGTCTGGCGGCGCTGGGATACGACGCCTCGTACTCTCTCGTCGCGGGCGATCCGATCGTCGCTCCCCGTGAGTGGTCGCAGCGGCTGCGGTGGACCCCGCAGACGGTGACCGCCGACGAGCCGACCCTGCTCGATGTGGGTGCACTCGGCAAGGGACGTCTCGTCGACCTCGTCAGCGGTGTGCTTGCGGATCTGCCGGGCGATCTCGTCATCGACGCGGGCGGCGACATGCGTGCGCGCGGGAACGCCGTGCGCGTCGGCCTCGAGCATCCGTACGACGCGACGAGGGCGATCGGCGTCCTCGAGCTGCAGGACGCCGCACTCTGCGCCTCCGCGGTAAACCGACGAGCGTGGGGCGACGGGCTGCACCACGTGCTCGATGCCCGCACAGGGATGCCCGTGCGGACGTGGGCGGCCACGTGGGCGATCGCGCCGGACGCCATGCGAGCGGATGCCGTCGCGACCGCGCTGTTCTTCGACGGCGGCCCCGAGCTCGCCGCATCCTGGGGCGTCGAGTGGGTGCGGATGTCCACGGACGGCCGGGCCGAGAGCTCTCCCGACTGCCCCGCCCAGCTTTTCACCGCTCGTTCCTGA